A region from the Oncorhynchus keta strain PuntledgeMale-10-30-2019 chromosome 5, Oket_V2, whole genome shotgun sequence genome encodes:
- the znf750 gene encoding zinc finger protein 750 isoform X45, translating to MLSVQERKPKRPHYIPRPPGKPYKYQCFQCPFTCNEKSHLFNHMKYNLCKNSISLVSQKGGHAGRQTKTPGPDNHKLASLTLNDKSGPLPVERLMTPEGHRGGVENRREEKEEEREEREEEREEREEEKEEREEEKEEREEACGSPVRKDIQITSDTKELKEAKAVPRQSAFSQVTPNRENPEVALKSSHNQSGEPSLTPPMPSFHNPTFAWGPMAAASMPLKPLPPHIIPEYPPYLFPDRHPALHPLYQPYFIPGTHHLSGPNSQIYRPSFLETPQRPVIPMNPDHSHPSLIPPYPYRYGLPLPYGLYRPADHHHPHPIPLPGSRYFPLDVYDPRPGPGLGPRDYDFYLHPRLHGEPHSRPTEEGTSQVEQSRDKPTRLSPMEGCSALGSPDRPSPPHPFTQRDTTEGSRCTVLGELQPVNQSGGPEPASQPIRVEPSKEDAPQSLMTHMERGSEANHAEHSTSDESNDSSADRDGEDDDEDTEKDLMPLNLSKKDQESDVFTSRGSCPETRHPEEDLPLNLSLRATPGSPDHCSKMATSGREFVRVQPGNPDHCSKMATLIAVDLSQQGSSPAPTQTDKEPSDQQRQTAALALCQLASSSSSSSLSSMATDSPSVRPTGCPCLPTTTALAREVKHTTTGLPREVKHTTTALAREVKHTTTGLAREVKHTTTGLAREVKHTTTAPAREVKHTTTGLAREVKQEHTTEGQTDQSSTPVRGVKRAARGESQLPARKNTRLTAPHKQRQTKRLVKETGGGRALRRRPLCC from the exons ATGCTCAGCGTTCAGGAGCGCAAGCCCAAGAGGCCTCACTACATCCCACGGCCCCCAGGCAAGCCCTACAAGTACCAGTGTTTCCAGTGCCCGTTCACCTGCAACGAGAAGTCTCACCTGTTCAACCACATGAAGTACAACCTCTGTAAGAATTCTATATCACTGGTGTCTCAGAAAGGAGGCCACGCAGGGAGGCAGACCAAGACCCCTGGCCCTGACAACCACAAACTGGCATCTTTAACCCTGAATGACAAATCAGGGCCACTTCCTGTGGAGCGGCTCATGACCCCTGAGGGtcacagaggaggagtggagaacaggagagaagagaaggaggaggagagggaggagagagaggaggagagggaggagagagaggaggagaaggaggagagagaggaggagaaggaggagagagaggaggcatgtgGGAGTCCAGTCAGGAAAGACATTCAGATCACATCAGACACAAAGGAACTCAAAGAGGCCAAGGCTGTGCCACGCCAGTCAGCCTTCTCCCAAGTCACACCCAATCGGGAGAACCCAGAGGTCGCGCTAAAGTCATCCCACAACCAATCAGGGGAGCCGTCTCTGACTCCACCCATGCCATCATTCCATAACCCCACCTTCGCCTGGGGCCCAATGGCAGCAGCCTCCATGCCGCTGAAGCCCCTCCCACCTCACATAATACCTGAGTACCCTCCCTACCTGTTTCCTGATCGCCACCCggccctccaccccctctaccagCCCTACTTCATCCCAGGGACGCATCACCTTTCTGGGCCAAACTCACAGATCTACCGGCCTAGCTTCCTGGAGACCCCACAAAGACCTGTGATACCCATGAACCCGGACCACTCCCAcccatctctcatccctccatacCCCTACAGATACGGTCTCCCCCTGCCCTATGGCCTGTACCGACCCGCggaccaccaccacccacacccCATCCCTCTCCCAGGCTCCAGGTACTTTCCTCTGGATGTGTACGACCCAAGACCAGGCCCCGGCCTGGGACCTAGGGACTATGACTTTTACCTCCACCCCAGGCTCCATGGTGAACCCCACAGCAGACCCACGGAGGAAGGGACCAGCCAGGTGGAGCAGAGCAGAGACAAGCCCACCAGACTGAGCCCCATGGAGGGGTGTTCTGCCTTGGGCTCCCCTGACAGACCCAGCCCTCCACACCCCTTCACCCAGAGAGACACTACGGAGGGTTCCAGATGTACAGTCCTGGGGGAACTACAGCCTGTCAACCAATCAGGAGGACCAGAGCCAGCCTCTCAGCCAATCAGAGTAGAGCCGAGCAAAGAGGACGCACCACAGAGCTTGATGACGCACATGGAAAGAGG GTCGGAAGCCAACCACGCAGAGCACTCCACCTCTGACGAAAGCAACGACTCCTCAGCTGACCGAGATGgtgaagatgatgatgaagataCTGAGAAAGATTTGATGCCCCTGAACCTCTCCAAAAAGGACCAGGAGTCAGACGTCTTCACCAGCAGGGGGAGCTGTCCTGAAACAAGGCACCCGGAGGAGGACCTGCCACTGAACCTGAGCCTTAGGGCCACACCAGGCAGTCCAGATCACTGCTCCAAAATGGCCACCTCAGGGAGGGAGTTTGTTAGGGTCCAACCAGGCAACCCAGACCACTGCTCCAAAATGGCCACCTTAATCGCAGTGGATCTCAGTCAACAGGGCTCCAGCCCAGCTCCCACCCAAACAGACAAGGAGCCCAGTGACCaacagagacagactgcagcccTGGCTCTATGCCAGCTGGCtagctcctcctcttcctccagcctCAGCTCTATGGCAACAGACAGCCCGTCAGTACGCCCAACAGGCTGCCCCTGTCTCCCAACAACCACAGCCCTCGCCAGAGAG GTGAAACACACAACCACAGGCCTCCCCAGAGAG GTGAAACACACAACCACAGCCCTCGCCAGAGAGGTGAAACACACAACCACAGGCCTCGCCAGAGAGGTGAAACACACAACCACAGGCCTCGCCAGAGAGGTGAAACACACAACCACAGCCCCCGCCAGAGAGGTGAAACACACAACCACAGGCCTCGCCAGAGAGGTCAAACAGGAACACACAACCGAGGGCCAGACGGACCAGTCTAGTACCCCAGTTAGGGGGGTGAAGAGAGCTGCCAGGGGAGAGAGCCAGCTCCCAGCCAGGAAAAACACCAGGCTTACAGCCCctcacaaacagagacagactaagagGCTGGtgaaggagacaggaggagggagagcacTGAGGAGGAGACCTCTCTGCTGCTGA
- the znf750 gene encoding zinc finger protein 750 isoform X30: MLSVQERKPKRPHYIPRPPGKPYKYQCFQCPFTCNEKSHLFNHMKYNLCKNSISLVSQKGGHAGRQTKTPGPDNHKLASLTLNDKSGPLPVERLMTPEGHRGGVENRREEKEEEREEREEEREEREEEKEEREEEKEEREEACGSPVRKDIQITSDTKELKEAKAVPRQSAFSQVTPNRENPEVALKSSHNQSGEPSLTPPMPSFHNPTFAWGPMAAASMPLKPLPPHIIPEYPPYLFPDRHPALHPLYQPYFIPGTHHLSGPNSQIYRPSFLETPQRPVIPMNPDHSHPSLIPPYPYRYGLPLPYGLYRPADHHHPHPIPLPGSRYFPLDVYDPRPGPGLGPRDYDFYLHPRLHGEPHSRPTEEGTSQVEQSRDKPTRLSPMEGCSALGSPDRPSPPHPFTQRDTTEGSRCTVLGELQPVNQSGGPEPASQPIRVEPSKEDAPQSLMTHMERGSEANHAEHSTSDESNDSSADRDGEDDDEDTEKDLMPLNLSKKDQESDVFTSRGSCPETRHPEEDLPLNLSLRATPGSPDHCSKMATSGREFVRVQPGNPDHCSKMATLIAVDLSQQGSSPAPTQTDKEPSDQQRQTAALALCQLASSSSSSSLSSMATDSPSVRPTGCPCLPTTTALAREVKHTTTGLAREVKHTTTGLAREVKHTTTGLPREVKHTTTGLPREVKHTTTGLAREVKHTTTGLAREVKHTTTGLPREVKHTTTALAREVKHTTTAPAREVKHTTTGLAREVKQEHTTEGQTDQSSTPVRGVKRAARGESQLPARKNTRLTAPHKQRQTKRLVKETGGGRALRRRPLCC, encoded by the exons ATGCTCAGCGTTCAGGAGCGCAAGCCCAAGAGGCCTCACTACATCCCACGGCCCCCAGGCAAGCCCTACAAGTACCAGTGTTTCCAGTGCCCGTTCACCTGCAACGAGAAGTCTCACCTGTTCAACCACATGAAGTACAACCTCTGTAAGAATTCTATATCACTGGTGTCTCAGAAAGGAGGCCACGCAGGGAGGCAGACCAAGACCCCTGGCCCTGACAACCACAAACTGGCATCTTTAACCCTGAATGACAAATCAGGGCCACTTCCTGTGGAGCGGCTCATGACCCCTGAGGGtcacagaggaggagtggagaacaggagagaagagaaggaggaggagagggaggagagagaggaggagagggaggagagagaggaggagaaggaggagagagaggaggagaaggaggagagagaggaggcatgtgGGAGTCCAGTCAGGAAAGACATTCAGATCACATCAGACACAAAGGAACTCAAAGAGGCCAAGGCTGTGCCACGCCAGTCAGCCTTCTCCCAAGTCACACCCAATCGGGAGAACCCAGAGGTCGCGCTAAAGTCATCCCACAACCAATCAGGGGAGCCGTCTCTGACTCCACCCATGCCATCATTCCATAACCCCACCTTCGCCTGGGGCCCAATGGCAGCAGCCTCCATGCCGCTGAAGCCCCTCCCACCTCACATAATACCTGAGTACCCTCCCTACCTGTTTCCTGATCGCCACCCggccctccaccccctctaccagCCCTACTTCATCCCAGGGACGCATCACCTTTCTGGGCCAAACTCACAGATCTACCGGCCTAGCTTCCTGGAGACCCCACAAAGACCTGTGATACCCATGAACCCGGACCACTCCCAcccatctctcatccctccatacCCCTACAGATACGGTCTCCCCCTGCCCTATGGCCTGTACCGACCCGCggaccaccaccacccacacccCATCCCTCTCCCAGGCTCCAGGTACTTTCCTCTGGATGTGTACGACCCAAGACCAGGCCCCGGCCTGGGACCTAGGGACTATGACTTTTACCTCCACCCCAGGCTCCATGGTGAACCCCACAGCAGACCCACGGAGGAAGGGACCAGCCAGGTGGAGCAGAGCAGAGACAAGCCCACCAGACTGAGCCCCATGGAGGGGTGTTCTGCCTTGGGCTCCCCTGACAGACCCAGCCCTCCACACCCCTTCACCCAGAGAGACACTACGGAGGGTTCCAGATGTACAGTCCTGGGGGAACTACAGCCTGTCAACCAATCAGGAGGACCAGAGCCAGCCTCTCAGCCAATCAGAGTAGAGCCGAGCAAAGAGGACGCACCACAGAGCTTGATGACGCACATGGAAAGAGG GTCGGAAGCCAACCACGCAGAGCACTCCACCTCTGACGAAAGCAACGACTCCTCAGCTGACCGAGATGgtgaagatgatgatgaagataCTGAGAAAGATTTGATGCCCCTGAACCTCTCCAAAAAGGACCAGGAGTCAGACGTCTTCACCAGCAGGGGGAGCTGTCCTGAAACAAGGCACCCGGAGGAGGACCTGCCACTGAACCTGAGCCTTAGGGCCACACCAGGCAGTCCAGATCACTGCTCCAAAATGGCCACCTCAGGGAGGGAGTTTGTTAGGGTCCAACCAGGCAACCCAGACCACTGCTCCAAAATGGCCACCTTAATCGCAGTGGATCTCAGTCAACAGGGCTCCAGCCCAGCTCCCACCCAAACAGACAAGGAGCCCAGTGACCaacagagacagactgcagcccTGGCTCTATGCCAGCTGGCtagctcctcctcttcctccagcctCAGCTCTATGGCAACAGACAGCCCGTCAGTACGCCCAACAGGCTGCCCCTGTCTCCCAACAACCACAGCCCTCGCCAGAGAGGTGAAACACACAACCACAGGCCTCGCCAGAGAGGTGAAACACACAACCACAGGCCTCGCCAGAGAGGTCAAACACACAACCACAGGCCTCCCCAGAGAGGTGAAACACACAACCACAGGCCTCCCCAGAGAGGTGAAACACACAACCACAGGCCTCGCCAGAGAGGTGAAACACACAACCACAGGCCTCGCCAGAGAGGTGAAACACACAACCACAGGCCTCCCCAGAGAG GTGAAACACACAACCACAGCCCTCGCCAGAGAG GTGAAACACACAACCACAGCCCCCGCCAGAGAGGTGAAACACACAACCACAGGCCTCGCCAGAGAGGTCAAACAGGAACACACAACCGAGGGCCAGACGGACCAGTCTAGTACCCCAGTTAGGGGGGTGAAGAGAGCTGCCAGGGGAGAGAGCCAGCTCCCAGCCAGGAAAAACACCAGGCTTACAGCCCctcacaaacagagacagactaagagGCTGGtgaaggagacaggaggagggagagcacTGAGGAGGAGACCTCTCTGCTGCTGA
- the znf750 gene encoding zinc finger protein 750 isoform X40, which produces MLSVQERKPKRPHYIPRPPGKPYKYQCFQCPFTCNEKSHLFNHMKYNLCKNSISLVSQKGGHAGRQTKTPGPDNHKLASLTLNDKSGPLPVERLMTPEGHRGGVENRREEKEEEREEREEEREEREEEKEEREEEKEEREEACGSPVRKDIQITSDTKELKEAKAVPRQSAFSQVTPNRENPEVALKSSHNQSGEPSLTPPMPSFHNPTFAWGPMAAASMPLKPLPPHIIPEYPPYLFPDRHPALHPLYQPYFIPGTHHLSGPNSQIYRPSFLETPQRPVIPMNPDHSHPSLIPPYPYRYGLPLPYGLYRPADHHHPHPIPLPGSRYFPLDVYDPRPGPGLGPRDYDFYLHPRLHGEPHSRPTEEGTSQVEQSRDKPTRLSPMEGCSALGSPDRPSPPHPFTQRDTTEGSRCTVLGELQPVNQSGGPEPASQPIRVEPSKEDAPQSLMTHMERGSEANHAEHSTSDESNDSSADRDGEDDDEDTEKDLMPLNLSKKDQESDVFTSRGSCPETRHPEEDLPLNLSLRATPGSPDHCSKMATSGREFVRVQPGNPDHCSKMATLIAVDLSQQGSSPAPTQTDKEPSDQQRQTAALALCQLASSSSSSSLSSMATDSPSVRPTGCPCLPTTTALAREVKHTTTGLAREVKHTTTGLPREVKHTTTGLPREVKHTTTALAREVKHTTTGLAREVKHTTTGLAREVKHTTTAPAREVKHTTTGLAREVKQEHTTEGQTDQSSTPVRGVKRAARGESQLPARKNTRLTAPHKQRQTKRLVKETGGGRALRRRPLCC; this is translated from the exons ATGCTCAGCGTTCAGGAGCGCAAGCCCAAGAGGCCTCACTACATCCCACGGCCCCCAGGCAAGCCCTACAAGTACCAGTGTTTCCAGTGCCCGTTCACCTGCAACGAGAAGTCTCACCTGTTCAACCACATGAAGTACAACCTCTGTAAGAATTCTATATCACTGGTGTCTCAGAAAGGAGGCCACGCAGGGAGGCAGACCAAGACCCCTGGCCCTGACAACCACAAACTGGCATCTTTAACCCTGAATGACAAATCAGGGCCACTTCCTGTGGAGCGGCTCATGACCCCTGAGGGtcacagaggaggagtggagaacaggagagaagagaaggaggaggagagggaggagagagaggaggagagggaggagagagaggaggagaaggaggagagagaggaggagaaggaggagagagaggaggcatgtgGGAGTCCAGTCAGGAAAGACATTCAGATCACATCAGACACAAAGGAACTCAAAGAGGCCAAGGCTGTGCCACGCCAGTCAGCCTTCTCCCAAGTCACACCCAATCGGGAGAACCCAGAGGTCGCGCTAAAGTCATCCCACAACCAATCAGGGGAGCCGTCTCTGACTCCACCCATGCCATCATTCCATAACCCCACCTTCGCCTGGGGCCCAATGGCAGCAGCCTCCATGCCGCTGAAGCCCCTCCCACCTCACATAATACCTGAGTACCCTCCCTACCTGTTTCCTGATCGCCACCCggccctccaccccctctaccagCCCTACTTCATCCCAGGGACGCATCACCTTTCTGGGCCAAACTCACAGATCTACCGGCCTAGCTTCCTGGAGACCCCACAAAGACCTGTGATACCCATGAACCCGGACCACTCCCAcccatctctcatccctccatacCCCTACAGATACGGTCTCCCCCTGCCCTATGGCCTGTACCGACCCGCggaccaccaccacccacacccCATCCCTCTCCCAGGCTCCAGGTACTTTCCTCTGGATGTGTACGACCCAAGACCAGGCCCCGGCCTGGGACCTAGGGACTATGACTTTTACCTCCACCCCAGGCTCCATGGTGAACCCCACAGCAGACCCACGGAGGAAGGGACCAGCCAGGTGGAGCAGAGCAGAGACAAGCCCACCAGACTGAGCCCCATGGAGGGGTGTTCTGCCTTGGGCTCCCCTGACAGACCCAGCCCTCCACACCCCTTCACCCAGAGAGACACTACGGAGGGTTCCAGATGTACAGTCCTGGGGGAACTACAGCCTGTCAACCAATCAGGAGGACCAGAGCCAGCCTCTCAGCCAATCAGAGTAGAGCCGAGCAAAGAGGACGCACCACAGAGCTTGATGACGCACATGGAAAGAGG GTCGGAAGCCAACCACGCAGAGCACTCCACCTCTGACGAAAGCAACGACTCCTCAGCTGACCGAGATGgtgaagatgatgatgaagataCTGAGAAAGATTTGATGCCCCTGAACCTCTCCAAAAAGGACCAGGAGTCAGACGTCTTCACCAGCAGGGGGAGCTGTCCTGAAACAAGGCACCCGGAGGAGGACCTGCCACTGAACCTGAGCCTTAGGGCCACACCAGGCAGTCCAGATCACTGCTCCAAAATGGCCACCTCAGGGAGGGAGTTTGTTAGGGTCCAACCAGGCAACCCAGACCACTGCTCCAAAATGGCCACCTTAATCGCAGTGGATCTCAGTCAACAGGGCTCCAGCCCAGCTCCCACCCAAACAGACAAGGAGCCCAGTGACCaacagagacagactgcagcccTGGCTCTATGCCAGCTGGCtagctcctcctcttcctccagcctCAGCTCTATGGCAACAGACAGCCCGTCAGTACGCCCAACAGGCTGCCCCTGTCTCCCAACAACCACAGCCCTCGCCAGAGAGGTGAAACACACAACCACAGGCCTCGCCAGAGAG GTGAAACACACAACCACAGGCCTCCCCAGAGAG GTGAAACACACAACCACAGGCCTCCCCAGAGAG GTGAAACACACAACCACAGCCCTCGCCAGAGAGGTGAAACACACAACCACAGGCCTCGCCAGAGAGGTGAAACACACAACCACAGGCCTCGCCAGAGAGGTGAAACACACAACCACAGCCCCCGCCAGAGAGGTGAAACACACAACCACAGGCCTCGCCAGAGAGGTCAAACAGGAACACACAACCGAGGGCCAGACGGACCAGTCTAGTACCCCAGTTAGGGGGGTGAAGAGAGCTGCCAGGGGAGAGAGCCAGCTCCCAGCCAGGAAAAACACCAGGCTTACAGCCCctcacaaacagagacagactaagagGCTGGtgaaggagacaggaggagggagagcacTGAGGAGGAGACCTCTCTGCTGCTGA
- the znf750 gene encoding zinc finger protein 750 isoform X47 has product MLSVQERKPKRPHYIPRPPGKPYKYQCFQCPFTCNEKSHLFNHMKYNLCKNSISLVSQKGGHAGRQTKTPGPDNHKLASLTLNDKSGPLPVERLMTPEGHRGGVENRREEKEEEREEREEEREEREEEKEEREEEKEEREEACGSPVRKDIQITSDTKELKEAKAVPRQSAFSQVTPNRENPEVALKSSHNQSGEPSLTPPMPSFHNPTFAWGPMAAASMPLKPLPPHIIPEYPPYLFPDRHPALHPLYQPYFIPGTHHLSGPNSQIYRPSFLETPQRPVIPMNPDHSHPSLIPPYPYRYGLPLPYGLYRPADHHHPHPIPLPGSRYFPLDVYDPRPGPGLGPRDYDFYLHPRLHGEPHSRPTEEGTSQVEQSRDKPTRLSPMEGCSALGSPDRPSPPHPFTQRDTTEGSRCTVLGELQPVNQSGGPEPASQPIRVEPSKEDAPQSLMTHMERGSEANHAEHSTSDESNDSSADRDGEDDDEDTEKDLMPLNLSKKDQESDVFTSRGSCPETRHPEEDLPLNLSLRATPGSPDHCSKMATSGREFVRVQPGNPDHCSKMATLIAVDLSQQGSSPAPTQTDKEPSDQQRQTAALALCQLASSSSSSSLSSMATDSPSVRPTGCPCLPTTTALAREVKHTTTGLAREVKHTTTGLPREVKHTTTGLAREVKHTTTALAREVKHTTTAPAREVKHTTTGLAREVKQEHTTEGQTDQSSTPVRGVKRAARGESQLPARKNTRLTAPHKQRQTKRLVKETGGGRALRRRPLCC; this is encoded by the exons ATGCTCAGCGTTCAGGAGCGCAAGCCCAAGAGGCCTCACTACATCCCACGGCCCCCAGGCAAGCCCTACAAGTACCAGTGTTTCCAGTGCCCGTTCACCTGCAACGAGAAGTCTCACCTGTTCAACCACATGAAGTACAACCTCTGTAAGAATTCTATATCACTGGTGTCTCAGAAAGGAGGCCACGCAGGGAGGCAGACCAAGACCCCTGGCCCTGACAACCACAAACTGGCATCTTTAACCCTGAATGACAAATCAGGGCCACTTCCTGTGGAGCGGCTCATGACCCCTGAGGGtcacagaggaggagtggagaacaggagagaagagaaggaggaggagagggaggagagagaggaggagagggaggagagagaggaggagaaggaggagagagaggaggagaaggaggagagagaggaggcatgtgGGAGTCCAGTCAGGAAAGACATTCAGATCACATCAGACACAAAGGAACTCAAAGAGGCCAAGGCTGTGCCACGCCAGTCAGCCTTCTCCCAAGTCACACCCAATCGGGAGAACCCAGAGGTCGCGCTAAAGTCATCCCACAACCAATCAGGGGAGCCGTCTCTGACTCCACCCATGCCATCATTCCATAACCCCACCTTCGCCTGGGGCCCAATGGCAGCAGCCTCCATGCCGCTGAAGCCCCTCCCACCTCACATAATACCTGAGTACCCTCCCTACCTGTTTCCTGATCGCCACCCggccctccaccccctctaccagCCCTACTTCATCCCAGGGACGCATCACCTTTCTGGGCCAAACTCACAGATCTACCGGCCTAGCTTCCTGGAGACCCCACAAAGACCTGTGATACCCATGAACCCGGACCACTCCCAcccatctctcatccctccatacCCCTACAGATACGGTCTCCCCCTGCCCTATGGCCTGTACCGACCCGCggaccaccaccacccacacccCATCCCTCTCCCAGGCTCCAGGTACTTTCCTCTGGATGTGTACGACCCAAGACCAGGCCCCGGCCTGGGACCTAGGGACTATGACTTTTACCTCCACCCCAGGCTCCATGGTGAACCCCACAGCAGACCCACGGAGGAAGGGACCAGCCAGGTGGAGCAGAGCAGAGACAAGCCCACCAGACTGAGCCCCATGGAGGGGTGTTCTGCCTTGGGCTCCCCTGACAGACCCAGCCCTCCACACCCCTTCACCCAGAGAGACACTACGGAGGGTTCCAGATGTACAGTCCTGGGGGAACTACAGCCTGTCAACCAATCAGGAGGACCAGAGCCAGCCTCTCAGCCAATCAGAGTAGAGCCGAGCAAAGAGGACGCACCACAGAGCTTGATGACGCACATGGAAAGAGG GTCGGAAGCCAACCACGCAGAGCACTCCACCTCTGACGAAAGCAACGACTCCTCAGCTGACCGAGATGgtgaagatgatgatgaagataCTGAGAAAGATTTGATGCCCCTGAACCTCTCCAAAAAGGACCAGGAGTCAGACGTCTTCACCAGCAGGGGGAGCTGTCCTGAAACAAGGCACCCGGAGGAGGACCTGCCACTGAACCTGAGCCTTAGGGCCACACCAGGCAGTCCAGATCACTGCTCCAAAATGGCCACCTCAGGGAGGGAGTTTGTTAGGGTCCAACCAGGCAACCCAGACCACTGCTCCAAAATGGCCACCTTAATCGCAGTGGATCTCAGTCAACAGGGCTCCAGCCCAGCTCCCACCCAAACAGACAAGGAGCCCAGTGACCaacagagacagactgcagcccTGGCTCTATGCCAGCTGGCtagctcctcctcttcctccagcctCAGCTCTATGGCAACAGACAGCCCGTCAGTACGCCCAACAGGCTGCCCCTGTCTCCCAACAACCACAGCCCTCGCCAGAGAGGTGAAACACACAACCACAGGCCTCGCCAGAGAG GTGAAACACACAACCACAGGCCTCCCCAGAGAGGTGAAACACACAACCACAGGCCTCGCCAGAGAG GTGAAACACACAACCACAGCCCTCGCCAGAGAG GTGAAACACACAACCACAGCCCCCGCCAGAGAGGTGAAACACACAACCACAGGCCTCGCCAGAGAGGTCAAACAGGAACACACAACCGAGGGCCAGACGGACCAGTCTAGTACCCCAGTTAGGGGGGTGAAGAGAGCTGCCAGGGGAGAGAGCCAGCTCCCAGCCAGGAAAAACACCAGGCTTACAGCCCctcacaaacagagacagactaagagGCTGGtgaaggagacaggaggagggagagcacTGAGGAGGAGACCTCTCTGCTGCTGA